The proteins below are encoded in one region of Bacillus alveayuensis:
- a CDS encoding putative RDD family membrane protein YckC (product_source=COG1714; cog=COG1714; pfam=PF06271; transmembrane_helix_parts=Inside_1_33,TMhelix_34_56,Outside_57_65,TMhelix_66_85,Inside_86_160), with protein MDVTFEDVKEQKLEERAPVGDEKKYDFAGFWMRFWAYLLDLIVIVSINGIIVNPIFLLFDLSKTSFIFSPNQIIGAVIFFSYFVLMTKYFGQTLGKMVFGLRVISLNRETLTWSDVLFRELIGRYISNKIWIGYVIVAFTRKKQGLHDLFTDTTVIHEGR; from the coding sequence TTGGATGTTACCTTTGAAGACGTAAAAGAACAAAAATTAGAAGAAAGAGCCCCCGTTGGTGATGAAAAAAAGTATGATTTTGCCGGATTTTGGATGAGGTTTTGGGCGTATTTACTTGATTTAATTGTTATTGTCAGCATAAATGGCATAATCGTGAATCCCATTTTTCTGTTGTTTGATCTTTCGAAAACCTCTTTTATTTTTTCACCTAATCAAATTATCGGTGCGGTTATTTTCTTTTCATATTTTGTTTTGATGACAAAATATTTCGGGCAAACATTAGGAAAAATGGTATTCGGTTTACGTGTTATATCCTTGAATCGAGAAACCCTTACATGGAGTGATGTGTTATTTCGAGAATTAATCGGACGGTATATATCAAATAAGATTTGGATCGGCTATGTAATTGTTGCCTTTACAAGAAAAAAGCAAGGATTACATGACTTATTTACAGATACAACAGTTATTCATGAAGGTCGTTAA
- a CDS encoding hypothetical protein (product_source=Hypo-rule applied): MKKEQKRHTKESIYYDEDGSMETTKQITNAYLSGVVDQQLEDNFFERQDEH, translated from the coding sequence GTGAAAAAAGAGCAAAAACGACACACAAAAGAATCCATTTATTATGACGAAGATGGATCAATGGAAACAACTAAGCAAATAACGAACGCTTATTTAAGTGGTGTTGTCGATCAGCAGTTAGAAGACAATTTTTTTGAAAGACAAGATGAACATTAA
- a CDS encoding thiol peroxidase (product_source=KO:K11065; cath_funfam=3.40.30.10; cog=COG2077; ko=KO:K11065; pfam=PF08534; superfamily=52833) codes for MANVTFKGKPVTLVGNEVKVGDQAPDFKVLANDLSEVTLADSKGKVRLISVVPSIDTGVCDAQTRRFNEEAAKLDNVQILTISVDLPFAQKRWCGANGIDNVQMLSDHRDVSFGEAYGVLIKELRLLARAIFVVDSNDQVTYVEYVSEVTDHPNYEAAIEAAKNAQ; via the coding sequence ATGGCAAATGTTACGTTCAAAGGAAAACCTGTAACGTTAGTTGGAAATGAAGTGAAGGTTGGAGATCAAGCACCTGATTTTAAAGTGCTAGCTAACGATTTATCTGAAGTTACACTTGCTGATTCCAAAGGCAAGGTTCGACTCATTTCTGTCGTCCCTTCTATTGATACCGGTGTATGTGATGCGCAAACACGTCGCTTTAATGAGGAAGCAGCAAAACTTGACAATGTTCAAATATTAACCATTAGTGTCGATCTTCCATTTGCACAAAAGCGCTGGTGTGGAGCAAATGGGATTGATAACGTACAAATGCTCTCAGACCATCGCGATGTGTCTTTTGGAGAAGCTTATGGTGTATTAATAAAAGAATTACGTTTGCTTGCACGTGCGATATTCGTTGTCGACAGCAATGATCAAGTGACATATGTAGAGTATGTAAGTGAAGTAACGGATCATCCAAACTACGAGGCAGCAATCGAAGCAGCTAAAAACGCTCAATAA
- a CDS encoding sporulation protein YtfJ (product_source=TIGR02874; cog=COG3874; pfam=PF09579; tigrfam=TIGR02874) produces MMSEHPIQGLMKTAMENLQEMIDVNTIIGDPVETPDGSVILTVSKVGFGFAAGGSEFHTSLNEKKHSSQYGGSTTSEKGKLPFGGGSGGGVSITPIAFLVVGTNGVKMLHLDESTHLYEKILDLAPQTIEKIQALFNKNKENDDRKKDDLDI; encoded by the coding sequence ATGATGAGTGAACATCCGATTCAAGGATTAATGAAAACGGCCATGGAAAATTTACAAGAAATGATTGATGTCAATACAATCATTGGTGATCCTGTGGAAACTCCTGATGGGAGCGTGATTTTAACCGTGTCCAAAGTTGGATTTGGTTTTGCGGCAGGTGGAAGTGAATTTCATACGTCATTAAATGAGAAAAAACATAGCAGCCAATATGGTGGCAGCACAACTAGTGAAAAAGGAAAATTGCCTTTCGGTGGAGGCAGCGGCGGTGGAGTATCTATTACTCCTATTGCTTTTTTAGTTGTTGGAACGAATGGAGTTAAAATGCTTCACCTAGATGAAAGTACACATCTTTATGAAAAAATTTTAGATTTAGCGCCGCAAACCATTGAAAAAATACAAGCTTTATTTAATAAAAATAAGGAAAATGACGATCGAAAAAAAGATGATTTAGATATTTAA
- a CDS encoding argininosuccinate synthase (product_source=KO:K01940; cath_funfam=3.40.50.620,3.90.1260.10; cog=COG0137; ko=KO:K01940; pfam=PF00764; superfamily=52402,69864; tigrfam=TIGR00032), whose amino-acid sequence MANPKVVLAYSGGLDTSVAIKWLQEKGYDVVALCLDVGEGKDLQFIKEKALKVGAVQSYVIDAKKEFADEYALIALQAHALYEGKYPLVSALSRPLIAKKLVEIAETTGAVAVAHGCTGKGNDQVRFEVSIKALNPDLQVLAPVREWKWSREEEIEYAKKHDIPIPINLDSPYSIDQNLWGRSNECGILEDPWAAPPEDAYDLTAPIELTPDTPEIIEIDFEAGVPVALNGQSLSLDELILQLNSIAGKHGVGRIDHVENRLVGIKSREVYECPAAITLLKAHKELEDLTLVKEVAHFKPLIEQKMAELIYNGLWFSPLKQALEAFLKETQKFVTGTVRVKLFKGHAIVEGRKSKYSLYDEKLATYTADDSFDHEAAVGFISLWGLPTKVNSIVQNKKVEV is encoded by the coding sequence ATGGCAAATCCTAAAGTTGTGTTAGCTTATTCTGGAGGTTTAGATACATCTGTAGCGATCAAGTGGCTTCAAGAAAAAGGTTATGATGTTGTCGCATTATGTTTAGATGTTGGAGAAGGGAAAGATTTGCAGTTCATTAAAGAAAAAGCGTTAAAGGTAGGAGCCGTACAATCTTATGTCATTGATGCGAAAAAAGAATTTGCAGATGAATATGCTTTAATTGCTCTTCAAGCTCATGCATTATATGAAGGGAAATATCCACTCGTTTCGGCTCTTTCTAGACCATTGATTGCAAAAAAGCTTGTCGAGATTGCGGAAACGACAGGAGCTGTTGCTGTTGCACATGGTTGTACTGGTAAAGGAAACGATCAAGTTCGCTTTGAAGTTTCGATAAAAGCGTTAAATCCAGACTTGCAAGTGTTAGCGCCTGTTAGAGAATGGAAATGGTCACGTGAAGAAGAAATTGAATATGCGAAAAAGCATGATATACCAATTCCTATTAATCTTGATAGCCCATATTCTATTGATCAAAATTTATGGGGAAGAAGTAATGAATGTGGAATATTAGAAGACCCATGGGCTGCTCCCCCAGAAGATGCGTATGATCTTACAGCTCCTATTGAGCTTACACCAGATACACCGGAAATCATTGAAATTGATTTTGAAGCTGGTGTACCAGTGGCTTTAAACGGGCAATCATTGTCATTAGATGAGCTTATTTTACAATTAAATTCGATTGCGGGAAAACATGGAGTTGGACGTATTGACCATGTTGAAAATCGCTTAGTTGGTATTAAATCTCGTGAGGTATATGAATGTCCAGCTGCGATAACTCTTTTAAAAGCCCATAAAGAATTAGAAGATTTAACTTTAGTAAAAGAAGTAGCTCATTTTAAACCATTAATCGAACAAAAAATGGCGGAGCTGATTTATAACGGCTTATGGTTTTCACCATTAAAACAAGCGTTAGAAGCGTTCTTAAAAGAAACACAAAAATTTGTTACTGGTACTGTGCGTGTCAAACTATTTAAAGGGCATGCGATTGTAGAAGGAAGAAAATCAAAATATTCTCTTTACGATGAAAAGCTAGCAACATATACAGCAGATGATTCATTTGATCATGAGGCAGCAGTAGGATTTATTTCATTATGGGGCTTACCTACAAAAGTTAACAGCATTGTTCAAAATAAGAAGGTGGAGGTATGA
- a CDS encoding site-specific DNA-methyltransferase (adenine-specific) (product_source=KO:K00571; cath_funfam=3.40.50.150; cog=COG0827; ko=KO:K00571; pfam=PF02384; superfamily=53335) produces MHSSTNVEKLFTVLDETAEIIKKELDCTYIESVAETGENLFHGDVLQESISEVSRKKLLKHYQNAHLNVYSNEEIRKAYQLAVLKGLKEASHPNHQMTPDTVGLFLSYLINKFVKDHNKIRLLDPAVGTGNLLTTVLNHLHHKQIQANGIDVDDLLLKLALVGANLQKHPIEFFHQDSLEPLFVDPVDMTICDLPVGYYPNDVGAQKFQLKADEGHSYAHHLFIEQSLKYTKPGGYLFFLIPNNLFETKEAPKLHKFIKENAIILGLLQLPLSLFKKGDFAKSIFILQKKSKHAQPPKQALLVELPKFTNKRAMSSIINQIDKWFKENMN; encoded by the coding sequence ATGCACAGTTCGACAAATGTTGAGAAATTGTTTACAGTTTTGGATGAGACAGCTGAAATCATCAAAAAGGAACTGGATTGTACATATATTGAATCGGTAGCTGAAACAGGGGAAAATTTATTCCATGGTGATGTTTTACAAGAATCCATTAGTGAAGTCAGTCGCAAAAAGCTTCTGAAACACTATCAAAATGCTCATTTAAATGTATATTCGAACGAAGAAATTAGGAAAGCTTACCAATTAGCCGTATTAAAAGGATTAAAAGAAGCATCCCATCCGAATCATCAAATGACCCCCGATACAGTTGGATTATTTTTAAGCTATTTAATCAACAAATTTGTAAAAGATCATAACAAAATACGATTACTTGATCCCGCAGTAGGTACCGGTAATTTATTAACTACTGTTTTAAATCATTTACATCATAAACAAATTCAAGCTAACGGCATCGATGTCGATGACCTACTTCTAAAATTAGCTTTAGTCGGTGCCAATTTGCAAAAGCATCCGATTGAGTTTTTTCATCAAGACAGCTTAGAGCCGTTATTCGTTGATCCAGTAGATATGACGATTTGTGATTTACCTGTTGGATATTATCCAAATGATGTTGGCGCACAAAAGTTTCAATTAAAGGCTGATGAAGGTCATTCTTATGCTCATCATTTATTTATCGAACAGAGCTTAAAATATACAAAACCAGGAGGGTATTTATTCTTCTTAATACCAAACAATCTTTTTGAGACGAAAGAAGCACCGAAACTGCACAAATTTATTAAAGAAAATGCCATTATACTAGGGCTATTGCAATTGCCTCTCTCTTTATTTAAAAAAGGTGACTTTGCGAAAAGTATATTTATATTGCAAAAGAAATCAAAACATGCTCAGCCGCCAAAACAAGCTTTATTAGTAGAGCTTCCGAAGTTTACTAATAAACGAGCGATGTCATCCATTATAAATCAAATAGATAAATGGTTTAAAGAAAATATGAATTAA
- a CDS encoding hypothetical protein (product_source=Hypo-rule applied; superfamily=47576) → MQFFQYNERLGIMLPHLEKRLEEYEETIQEEILLKWEQIRGKIPDRIKSLEQWINQKQTQLEEEEDFETSCLLNSQIAELASIINDLWIWYRI, encoded by the coding sequence TTGCAATTTTTTCAATATAACGAAAGGCTAGGCATCATGCTTCCTCACCTTGAAAAACGTTTGGAAGAATATGAAGAAACGATACAAGAAGAAATCTTATTGAAATGGGAACAAATTCGTGGGAAAATCCCTGATCGAATCAAAAGTTTAGAACAATGGATCAATCAAAAGCAAACACAATTAGAAGAGGAAGAGGATTTTGAAACGTCCTGTTTATTAAATTCACAAATTGCCGAACTTGCTTCCATCATCAATGATTTATGGATTTGGTATCGAATATAA
- a CDS encoding hypothetical protein (product_source=Hypo-rule applied; cath_funfam=1.25.40.60; pfam=PF12787; superfamily=101215): MLTKREEQLFHELSSWEQDLMADHRSDFVRTYHHWIEQRMNEVPVALRKKVAEKVDQAFFYIHSIIQNSDWLMESRKRLLNNARLYSENISSIQDLKTLSIDHLHYLAEMEVSKHRLYSLLQGAATGTGGAFFLGLDLPSQLVINLRAVQMIAMSYGNEVNAPYEMMLALKVFHASFMPPHLKYEAWVDLKKEITEPFENPYFYYGSDQLANEQTIENLIKQIMKLFVMKMLKKKKVQNIPIFSVALGAGINYQMTKACTTYAHKFYQYRLLLERKKDFT, encoded by the coding sequence GTGCTTACGAAAAGAGAAGAACAGCTTTTTCACGAGTTGTCTTCATGGGAACAAGACTTAATGGCCGATCATCGTTCAGATTTTGTGCGAACGTATCATCATTGGATTGAGCAGAGAATGAACGAGGTTCCAGTTGCGTTAAGAAAAAAAGTAGCTGAAAAGGTGGACCAAGCTTTTTTTTATATCCACTCCATTATCCAAAATTCTGATTGGCTAATGGAATCAAGAAAACGCCTTTTGAACAATGCTAGGCTTTATTCTGAAAACATTTCATCCATTCAAGATTTAAAAACATTATCCATTGATCATTTACATTATTTAGCTGAAATGGAAGTATCAAAACACCGTTTATATTCATTATTACAAGGAGCTGCAACGGGTACAGGAGGAGCTTTCTTTCTCGGGTTAGATTTACCTTCCCAGCTTGTGATTAATTTAAGAGCTGTACAAATGATTGCTATGAGCTATGGGAATGAAGTGAACGCGCCTTATGAAATGATGCTCGCCTTAAAAGTTTTCCATGCTTCTTTTATGCCACCACATTTAAAATATGAAGCGTGGGTTGATTTGAAAAAGGAAATAACCGAACCATTTGAAAACCCGTATTTTTACTATGGCAGTGATCAATTAGCGAATGAACAAACGATTGAAAATTTAATAAAACAAATCATGAAGCTTTTCGTTATGAAAATGTTGAAAAAGAAAAAAGTGCAGAATATACCGATATTTAGTGTGGCTTTAGGCGCTGGCATTAATTATCAGATGACAAAGGCTTGTACAACCTATGCTCATAAATTTTATCAATATCGTCTATTGCTGGAAAGGAAAAAGGATTTTACATAA
- a CDS encoding hypothetical protein (product_source=Hypo-rule applied; pfam=PF11167; superfamily=81631; transmembrane_helix_parts=Inside_1_4,TMhelix_5_27,Outside_28_233), producing the protein MNWMAWSLILLLLFFLILLCTKVTIVFDIYHDGDHDHYRIKFKTFFGLLKYSIDIPFVKVDKQKAQIIMKENKRKGKKTNFEQKKMKKITIQDIFDSLHNFKEIARHVVGLQKIIQRFFKHVNICSLEWHTYVGGGDAAKTGVVTGVAWSIKGLVLQLLTRYMKVKNHPHISITPDFQQPTSKITFNCMIYFRLGYAILTGLRFVKYWIGGKPVLRKTTSPLFIKNKNNDQSA; encoded by the coding sequence ATGAACTGGATGGCTTGGTCACTCATCTTGCTCTTATTATTTTTCCTAATCCTTTTGTGTACTAAAGTTACCATTGTCTTTGATATTTATCATGACGGCGATCATGACCATTATCGAATAAAATTTAAAACATTTTTTGGATTGTTAAAATATTCGATCGATATTCCGTTCGTTAAGGTTGATAAACAAAAAGCACAAATTATTATGAAAGAAAATAAAAGAAAAGGGAAGAAAACAAATTTTGAACAAAAGAAAATGAAAAAAATAACAATCCAAGATATTTTCGACAGTTTGCATAACTTTAAAGAAATAGCGAGACATGTGGTTGGTTTACAAAAAATTATTCAACGATTTTTCAAACATGTTAACATTTGTTCGTTAGAATGGCACACGTATGTAGGGGGAGGGGATGCCGCTAAAACGGGTGTTGTGACAGGAGTGGCTTGGTCGATAAAAGGTTTAGTTTTACAATTGCTTACAAGGTATATGAAAGTAAAAAATCATCCGCATATCTCCATTACACCAGATTTTCAACAACCAACTTCCAAAATAACTTTCAATTGTATGATTTATTTTCGTTTAGGGTATGCTATTTTAACAGGATTACGTTTCGTTAAATATTGGATAGGGGGAAAACCAGTTCTAAGAAAAACAACATCCCCTCTTTTTATAAAAAATAAAAATAACGATCAGTCAGCTTAA
- a CDS encoding acetate kinase (product_source=KO:K00925; cath_funfam=3.30.420.40; cog=COG0282; ko=KO:K00925; pfam=PF00871; superfamily=53067; tigrfam=TIGR00016), with translation MSKILAINAGSSSLKFQLFDMPSEEVLTKGLVERIGLENSIFNMTVNGEKKKEVMDIADHSVAVQLLLQKLTEYGIIKSLDEIEGIGHRVVHGGELFNDSVLITEDTLQKIEALSDLAPLHNPANVIGIKAFQDVLPNVPAVAVFDTAFHQTMPEESYLYSLPYEYYEKYGIRKYGFHGTSHKYVTERAAELLGRPIEQLRLISCHLGNGASIAAVEGGKSIDTSMGFTPLEGVAMGTRSGSIDPALIPYIMHKTGQDADEVINVLNKKSGLLGLSGLSSDLRDIEEAAENGHPRAKLALQVFADRIHKYIGSYAARMCGVDAIIFTAGIGENSDVVRERVLRGLEFMGVYWDPALNKVRGKEAFINYPHSPVKVIVIPTNEEVMIARDVVRIAGI, from the coding sequence ATGTCTAAAATATTAGCAATCAATGCAGGGAGTTCATCTTTAAAATTCCAACTTTTTGATATGCCTAGTGAAGAAGTACTAACAAAAGGCCTTGTTGAACGAATTGGATTAGAGAATTCAATTTTTAATATGACCGTTAATGGCGAAAAGAAAAAAGAAGTCATGGATATTGCTGATCATTCAGTTGCTGTACAACTTTTACTGCAAAAACTTACGGAATATGGAATTATTAAATCATTAGATGAAATTGAGGGAATTGGACACCGTGTTGTACATGGTGGTGAATTATTTAACGACTCCGTGTTAATTACGGAAGATACGTTGCAGAAAATAGAAGCTTTATCTGATTTAGCACCGCTTCACAACCCGGCAAATGTCATTGGAATAAAGGCCTTTCAAGATGTTTTGCCAAATGTACCAGCAGTTGCGGTTTTTGATACAGCCTTCCATCAAACAATGCCAGAGGAGTCTTATTTATATAGTTTGCCTTACGAATACTATGAAAAATACGGTATTCGCAAATACGGGTTCCACGGCACTTCTCATAAATATGTGACAGAGCGTGCAGCTGAATTATTAGGTCGGCCGATTGAACAGCTTCGTCTCATTTCTTGCCACTTAGGAAATGGTGCAAGTATCGCAGCGGTTGAAGGCGGTAAGTCCATCGACACTTCTATGGGATTTACACCACTTGAAGGAGTAGCGATGGGAACACGTTCAGGAAGTATTGACCCTGCGTTAATTCCATATATTATGCATAAAACAGGTCAAGATGCTGATGAAGTGATCAATGTATTAAATAAGAAAAGTGGTTTATTAGGCTTATCTGGATTATCTAGTGACCTACGTGATATTGAAGAAGCAGCAGAAAACGGTCACCCACGTGCCAAACTGGCATTACAAGTATTTGCTGATCGTATTCATAAATATATCGGTTCTTATGCGGCACGGATGTGTGGTGTTGATGCGATCATCTTTACAGCTGGTATAGGAGAAAATAGTGATGTTGTCCGTGAACGTGTTTTACGCGGATTAGAATTTATGGGTGTGTATTGGGATCCAGCTCTTAATAAAGTGCGCGGAAAAGAAGCATTCATTAATTATCCGCATTCACCAGTAAAAGTTATCGTCATTCCAACGAATGAAGAAGTCATGATTGCTAGAGATGTTGTGAGAATTGCTGGAATCTAA
- a CDS encoding argininosuccinate lyase (product_source=KO:K01755; cath_funfam=1.10.275.10,1.10.40.30,1.20.200.10; cog=COG0165; ko=KO:K01755; pfam=PF00206,PF14698; superfamily=48557; tigrfam=TIGR00838), with protein sequence MNKLWGGRFQKTPEKWVDEFNASISFDKELVEEDIQGSLAHVEMLKATNIIEEEEADSIQKGLQSLLEKAKNNELSFSVKYEDIHLNIEKLLIDEIGPVGGKLHTGRSRNDQVATDMHLYLRKHVQHILELIQSLQKALIEKAEDHVETILPGYTHLQRAQPISLAHHLLAYVWMLQRDKERFSESLKRINVCPLGSAALAGTTFPIDRQLTAKLLEFDRVYPNSLDAVSDRDFIVEFLSNSSLLMVHLSRFCEELILWCSQEFQFVEMDDTYSTGSSIMPQKKNPDMAELIRGKSGRVFGHLISLLTVLKGLPLAYNKDLQEDKEGMFDTVKTIEGCLEIMTGMIRTLKINKEKMEQSVNEDFSNATELADYLAKKGLPFRKAHEVVGKLVYLCIEKGIYLKDLSMAEFKEANELFDEDVYEVLNPYTAVNKRNSEGGTGFSEVKKQLHLAKSLIY encoded by the coding sequence ATGAACAAACTTTGGGGAGGACGCTTCCAAAAAACTCCTGAAAAATGGGTCGATGAATTTAATGCATCCATCTCTTTCGACAAAGAATTAGTGGAAGAGGATATTCAAGGAAGCTTAGCACACGTTGAAATGCTTAAGGCTACGAACATTATTGAGGAAGAGGAAGCCGATTCCATTCAAAAAGGTCTACAATCTTTATTAGAAAAAGCGAAAAATAATGAATTGTCGTTTTCTGTTAAATATGAGGATATACATTTGAATATAGAAAAACTTTTAATAGATGAAATTGGACCCGTTGGCGGTAAGCTGCATACAGGCAGAAGTCGTAACGATCAAGTAGCTACTGATATGCATTTATATTTGCGCAAACACGTTCAACATATTTTAGAGCTCATTCAATCGTTGCAAAAGGCATTAATTGAAAAGGCTGAGGACCATGTTGAAACCATTTTGCCCGGGTATACTCATTTGCAACGGGCTCAGCCGATATCATTAGCTCATCATTTACTTGCTTATGTATGGATGCTGCAGCGTGATAAAGAGAGATTTTCCGAATCGTTAAAACGAATAAATGTGTGCCCGCTTGGCAGTGCTGCCTTAGCGGGGACGACATTTCCAATTGATCGTCAATTAACAGCTAAACTACTTGAATTTGACCGTGTTTATCCAAATAGCTTAGATGCGGTGAGTGACCGGGATTTTATCGTAGAATTTTTAAGCAACAGTTCACTTTTAATGGTTCATCTTTCTAGATTTTGTGAGGAACTAATTTTATGGTGCTCACAGGAATTTCAATTTGTGGAAATGGACGATACGTACTCTACAGGAAGCAGTATTATGCCGCAAAAGAAAAATCCTGATATGGCAGAGCTTATTCGCGGAAAATCTGGTCGAGTCTTCGGTCATTTAATATCGCTTTTAACTGTACTTAAGGGTCTTCCACTAGCATACAACAAAGACTTGCAAGAAGATAAAGAAGGAATGTTTGATACGGTTAAAACGATCGAAGGCTGCTTAGAAATCATGACGGGAATGATTCGTACGTTGAAAATAAATAAAGAGAAGATGGAACAATCGGTAAATGAAGATTTTTCAAATGCCACCGAGCTGGCTGATTATCTTGCCAAAAAGGGTCTTCCATTCCGAAAAGCACATGAAGTTGTCGGAAAACTCGTTTATTTATGTATTGAGAAAGGAATTTATTTGAAAGATTTGTCCATGGCTGAATTTAAAGAGGCGAATGAACTTTTTGATGAAGATGTATATGAGGTGTTAAACCCTTATACAGCCGTTAATAAACGGAATAGTGAAGGGGGAACTGGTTTTTCAGAAGTGAAAAAACAGCTTCATCTGGCAAAATCTCTCATTTATTGA
- a CDS encoding protease-4 (product_source=KO:K04773; cath_funfam=3.90.226.10; cog=COG0616; ko=KO:K04773; pfam=PF01343; superfamily=52096; tigrfam=TIGR00706; transmembrane_helix_parts=Inside_1_6,TMhelix_7_29,Outside_30_333) — translation MNGKRWAALGIAVVLFVFSSIISVTTFFANNANSLSDQWLEDSFSEDIIEDGMPTEKIAVLEVNGVIQDVGEDVTSLFENVGYQHRKFLQMIEEAGEDPAVKGVILKINSPGGGVVESAEIHKKLQELKEKYEKPIYVSMGTMAASGGYYISTVATKIFAAPDTITGSLGVIMQGINYSELAEKYGVKFETIKSGPYKDIMSPAREMTEEERAILQSMVNNAYEGFVQVIKDGRNMSESEVRHIADGRIYDGRQAKKLNLVDDLAYFEDVIEHMKKDLKLENPLVFQYKSSVGISSLLTMSANKIFADDIESTLIYKFISQPNSPRLMYLYAE, via the coding sequence GTGAATGGAAAAAGATGGGCAGCTTTAGGTATTGCAGTAGTTTTATTTGTATTTTCGTCCATTATAAGTGTCACCACTTTTTTTGCAAACAATGCGAATAGCTTATCTGACCAATGGCTAGAAGATTCATTTTCGGAAGATATCATTGAAGATGGAATGCCGACAGAAAAAATTGCTGTTCTTGAAGTGAATGGTGTCATTCAAGATGTAGGAGAAGATGTTACATCATTATTTGAAAATGTAGGCTATCAACATCGCAAATTTTTACAAATGATTGAAGAAGCTGGAGAAGATCCGGCTGTTAAAGGAGTTATTTTAAAAATAAATTCTCCAGGTGGTGGGGTTGTTGAAAGTGCGGAAATCCATAAAAAATTACAAGAATTAAAAGAGAAGTATGAAAAACCTATTTATGTATCGATGGGAACTATGGCCGCTTCAGGTGGATACTACATTTCAACTGTAGCAACAAAAATCTTTGCTGCACCAGATACCATCACTGGCTCATTAGGGGTTATTATGCAAGGGATTAATTATAGTGAACTTGCCGAAAAGTATGGTGTGAAATTTGAAACGATTAAGAGCGGTCCATATAAAGACATCATGTCCCCAGCAAGAGAAATGACGGAAGAAGAGAGAGCCATATTACAGTCAATGGTTAATAATGCTTATGAAGGGTTTGTTCAAGTGATTAAAGACGGAAGAAACATGTCTGAAAGTGAAGTTCGCCATATTGCAGATGGGCGTATATATGATGGACGTCAAGCAAAAAAATTAAATCTTGTAGACGATTTAGCGTATTTTGAAGACGTGATTGAACACATGAAAAAAGATTTAAAATTGGAAAATCCACTTGTATTTCAATATAAGTCATCTGTTGGTATTAGTTCATTGTTAACAATGAGTGCAAATAAAATTTTCGCTGATGATATAGAATCAACTCTTATTTATAAATTTATTAGTCAGCCAAACTCTCCTCGACTTATGTACCTTTATGCAGAATAA